In Papaver somniferum cultivar HN1 chromosome 1, ASM357369v1, whole genome shotgun sequence, a genomic segment contains:
- the LOC113362117 gene encoding uncharacterized protein LOC113362117: protein MELATLHGYWNGMPLCFGGDFNDIRYMVERRGCRRASNSMKFFDDLWNELDLVDLPLSGEKYTWSRPPNKKSNIDRFLFLSDWKDHFPNINFKRLARPFSDHFPIEHGEWMFFKEVTCFEGEIECVGNRDVSGNIDRAIDLALTKMRELDELDDERGLTEGEEDMLVTSKMEFDVAHRRQRIMMRKKSRIRYFRDGDRNTKHFHRVVRGHKAFNNINNLRINGR from the exons atggAGCTAGCTACCTTGCATGGTTATTGGAATGGAATGCCTTTGTGTTTCGGTGGAGACTTCAACGATATAAGATACATGGTGGAGAGGAGGGGTTGTCGTAGAGCTTCGAactcaatgaaattctttgatgaCTTATGGAATGAGTTGGATCTTGTCGACTTACCTCTGTCCGGTGAGAAGTATACTTGGAGTAGGCCACCTAATAAGAAGAGCAACATTGACCGTTTTCTTTTCTTGTCGGATTggaaagatcattttccaaatatcAACTTCAAGCGACTTGCAAGACCTTTTTCGGATCATTTTCCCATTGA gcACGGCGAGTGGATGTTTTTCAAAGAAGTTACATGCTTCGAAGGAGAAATTGAATGTGTGGGGAATCGAGACGTCTCTGGGAACATTGATAGggcaattgacttggcacttaccAAGATGAGAGAGTTAGATGAACTAGATGATGAAAGGGGTCTTACCGAAGGTGAAGAAGACATGCTTGTGACGTCTAAAATGGAGTTTGACGTGGCTCATCGTCGTCAAAGAATAATGATGCGGAAAAAGTCAAGAATTAGATACTTTCGAGATGGAGATAGAAACACCAAACATTTTCATCGAGTAGTGAGGGGTCATAAAGCTTTTAACAACATCAATAACCTTCGTATCAATGGTCGATAG
- the LOC113362126 gene encoding cyclin-dependent kinase F-4-like: protein MEYCSYTLIDKVGEGTFGYVWKAIDNLSADGSEIVAIKEMKKLYSSLEECLELPEVRALVKLYGDPNIVGLRKLIFDNQVLYLVFDYEESTLYRLMHDKINLCTDAELLNGLLENRIGLFSESRIRRWSRQILLALAQMHRPGGYMHRDLKPDNLLVARDGDSIKIADFGQAREIDSKSPCSDYVTTRMYRAPEVLLNSVSYTSAVDMWAVGAIMAELYSFRPLFPGKNRADQLYKICSVIGSPTYESWAEGIQLANWCGYKFPQVHPYGISTMIPSASHEAIDLIKSLCSWDPKNRPTAMEALKHPYFAPDMRELPEATTSAKLEQRIYPNQTCFGEKLLGPFSPVRDITIEDMLKRVWAEDTSAKFAQRIYPNQTCFGVELFGPFSPVGNMTSQDLFQSVWGCSLDASFREITHQEKQTAAAHAF, encoded by the coding sequence ATGGAGTATTGTAGTTATACTCTGATTGATAAAGTTGGCGAAGGAACCTTCGGATACGTATGGAAAGCTATAGATAATCTAAGTGCTGATGGTTCTGAAATTGTAGCAATAAAGGAGATGAAGAAATTATATTCGTCCTTGGAAGAATGCCTTGAACTTCCAGAAGTCAGGGCATTGGTTAAACTCTATGGGGATCCGAATATCGTCGGACTCagaaaactcatctttgacaatcAGGTGTTATATTTGGTCTTTGATTACGAAGAATCTACTCTGTATCGCCTTATGCATGATAAGATCAATCTTTGTACGGATGCTGAGTTACTAAACGGGTTATTGGAGAACAGGATAGGCCTTTTTTCGGAGTCTCGGATACGACGCTGGTCTCGTCAAATCTTGCTAGCTCTTGCACAGATGCATCGTCCTGGTGGATATATGCATCGAGATCTAAAACCAGATAACTTGCTGGTCGCTAGAGATGGAGATTCAATAAAGATCGCGGATTTTGGTCAAGCTAgggaaattgattctaaatcaccGTGTTCAGATTATGTTACTACACGGATGTACCGCGCACCTGAAGTGTTGTTAAACTCGGTTTCGTATACCTCTGCTGTTGATATGTGGGCAGTTGGGGCTATAATGGCCGAACTGTATTCGTTTCGTCCTCTTTTTCCTGGTAAGAATCGAGCAGATCAGCTGTATAAGATTTGCAGTGTAATCGGAAGTCCAACTTATGAGTCGTGGGCAGAAGGAATACAACTTGCCAATTGGTGTGGTTACAAGTTTCCTCAAGTACATCCATATGGTATTTCTACAATGATACCATCTGCTAGTCATGAGGCTATAGATCTGATTAAATCCCTTTGTTCCTGGGATCCAAAAAACAGACCAACAGCTATGGAGGCTCTGAAGCATCCTTACTTTGCGCCCGATATGCGTGAATTGCCAGAAGCGACAACAAGTGCAAAATTGGAGCAGAGAATATATCCTAATCAGACTTGCTTTGGTGAAAAACTTCTTGGCCCTTTCTCCCCTGTTAGAGATATTACAATTGAAGATATGTTAAAGAGGGTTTGGGCAGAGGATACAAGTGCAAAGTTCGCGCAGAGAATATATCCTAATCAGACTTGCTTTGGTGTAGAACTTTTTGGCCCTTTCTCCCCTGTAGGAAACATGACAAGCCAAGATCTGTTTCAGAGTGTTTGGGGTTGCAGTTTAGATGCCTCTTTCAGAGAGATAACTCATCAGGAGAAGCAGACAGCAGCAGCGCATGCTTTCTAA